Below is a window of Oceanipulchritudo coccoides DNA.
CATTTTTCCAGAAGAAAAACGCGCACACATCGATCGCCTTTCAATGGAAATTCAGCCCGGTCATGTGCAGTGTTCGGCCAATGCCGACATTGAGCCGGAATTACGGGATCAAATTCGGGCAACAAGAATTAGGGAACAATTTGCGTCTTTCCCGACTCTGGACTTTAGTAGGATTCAAATATCCCCCAACCTGAATCAAGAGGATTAACATGGAACCCATGAACAATTTTACACCAAGAGCCCAGCAAGTGCTGGCGCTCGCACGGAAGGAAGCTGACCGCTTTCATCATAACTATGTCGGCACCGAACACCTGCTTCTCGGCCTGATCAATCTGGGCCAAGGCGTCGCTGTTAATGTTTTGCAGAAGATGGGCTTGGATCTCGACACAGTCAGGACTGCCGTCGAAAAGCAGGTTGGCAAGGGCCCAGCGGCCAAGCCGATTGGCAATATTTCTTACACACCGCGTGTCAAAAAGGTCCTGGCCCTCGCAGGCAAGGAAGCGAAGTCCTTGAATCACAGCTATGTAGGAACCGAGCATATTCTTCTCGGCCTCCTGCGGGAAGGGGACGGCGTAGCGGCCAGAGTCCTGAAAAGCCTGGAAATCGACATTGAGCGCTGCCGTGACGAAATCCTCAGCGAGCTGGATCCCAATTTTTCTGGTGAGCCTGGCGAGCCATCGGCTGCGGGCCCGGCCATTCCGGGCGGTCCCGAGGACAAACGGGAGCTTAAAACACCTGCTCTGAAGGCTTTTGGCCGTGATTTAACGGAACTGGCCCGCAACGGTGATCTGGATCCTGTTATCGGGCGAAAGAAGGAAATTCGCCGAGTTGTGCAGGTCCTTTGCCGTCGGACGAAGAATAATCCTGTCCTCATCGGTGAGGCGGGAGTTGGCAAGACAGCCATTGTCGAGGGCCTCGCCCTTGAGATTGCAAATGGCATCGTGCCGGAAATTCTGGCTGAAAAGCGCCTTATCACGCTGGATCTTGCCCTGATGGTTGCAGGAACAAAGTACCGTGGGCAGTTTGAGGAACGGATCAAGGCCGTCATGGACGAGATTCGCCGGGCCAAGAATGTGATCATTTTCATCGACGAGTTGCATACCATTGTCGGTGCGGGCGCAGCCGAGGGAGCAATGGATGCTTCCAATATTTTCAAGCCGTCTCTCAGTCGCGGCGAGTTGCAGTGCATCGGGGCGACGACTCTGGCCGAGTACAGGAAATACATCGAAAAGGATAGCGCTCTCGATAGGCGTTTCCAGAGCGTCATGGTAGATGCGCCAAGCATCGAGGACTCGTTGGCGATATTGAAGGGGATTGCTCCCAAGTATGAGGAGCACCACAAGGTTGAATACACCGATGAGGCACTTGATTCAGCCGTGCACCTTTCTGAACGCTACATCACGTCGCGGTTTCTACCTGACAAGGCGATTGATGTCCTTGACGAATCGGGTGCCAGAGCCCGGATTAATTCGCTCAACCGGCCTCCCGAAATTGAGGAGATGGCCAAAAAGGTGGAGGAAGTCTGCGCGCTTAAGGAAGAGTCGATCAGCAAGCAGCAATTTGAAGATGCCGCTAAGTTCCGCGATCAGGAGAAGCAGCTGAGAAATCAGCGTGAGGAAATGATCGACGAGTGGAAAAAATCCCGTGCGGAGACCAAAATCACTGTTGATGCGGAAGATATGCTCCAGGTTGTCAGTGACTGGACCGGCATTCCTCTCCGGCGCATGGAACAAAAGGAATCTGAAAAGCTTCTCAATCTGGAAAAGGAACTGCAGAAGATTGTCGTTGGGCAAGACGAGGCAACGGTGGCCATTGCCAAGGCCCTGCGCCGAAGCCGTGCCGACTTGAAGGACCCGCGGCGCCCGATCGGCTCGTTCCTCTTTATGGGGCCAACAGGTGTCGGAAAAACCCATCTGGCCAAGACACTGGCAGAATCAATCTTCGGTGATCAGGATGCGATCGTGCAAATCGACATGTCCGAATACATGGAGAAGTTTTCGGTCAGCCGCCTGATTGGATCGCCACCGGGATATGTCGGATATGATGAAGGCGGGCAGCTCACGGAAACAGTTCGTCGGAAGCCTTATTGCGTCGTCCTTTTTGACGAGATTGAAAAGGCCCATCCGGATGTCGTACAGATTCTCCTCCAAGTCCTTGAGGAGGGCCGTCTGACTGACAGCCTGGGACGCACTGTCGATTTCCGGAATACGATCATCATCATGACTTCCAATGTCGGGGCCCATATCCTCCAGAAAAACCAAGGCCTTGGCTTCGGAATGGATGATGTTGAAGATAACTTTGAGAAGACAAAATCCAAGATCATGGAAGAGGCAAAGCGCGTCTTCAAACCGGAGTTCCTTAACCGGATCAATTCGATCATCGTTTTCCATCAGCTTCTTCGCCCGCATCTGCGCAAAATTGTCGATATTGAGACACGCGGAATCATAGGGCGTTTGAATGACCGCAATCTCCCGATGGTCATTTCAGACGACGCGAAGGATTTTCTGATTGAACAAGGATACGATGAGAAGTTCGGGGCCCGCCCGCTGCGCCGCGCTGTGGAGCAATTCCTTGAGGATCCGCTGGCTGAATCACTGTTGCGCGGGGAACTCAAGGAAGGCGAGACGGTTTACGTCTCTGTCTCGGAGACGGGCAAGGATCTGCATTTTACGCAAAAGTCACCTGCTGCAGGGGTCTAGGTCTCCCACAAACTTGAATTGGATTGCCTTTTAGAGCCTCTTTTCCTACCATTGACGGAGGAAAGGAGGTTTGTATGCACAGTGTCACACATGGCAAGGAGGTCGTTCTCCGTGTCACAAATGATATCGGTATTCTTGGTGAAGTCTGCAGGCTTGTTTCTGAGCGCGGTATTAGCGTTAAGGCTGTCGCGGGGTCAGTTGAGGAAGGCATTTGCACGTTGCGAATTGTTACGGATGACAACTTGAGAACGTGCGATATTCTGCATGAGCATGCCTATAAACCGGTGGAGGAATCTGTCGTCCTGATGGATGTCCTTCACAAGCCGGGGATGCTCAAGAAACTGGCAAACAGGTTGGGTGCGGAAGGAGTGGATATTCGTCGACTTTACGCATCTGTCAGTGACAAGGATACTGATTGCCTGATCGTGATGCATACGACAAACGATGCCAAGGCGTTGATCGCCCTGAGCGAGTTTGTCCCAGAGTATGCCTGAGAGGAATCAGCGCCGCTCGTCCGGTGCTCTTTTATATGCAAACAGGCCGGCTTAAACAACCGGCCTTTCTTGCAGGCATTTGCTCCTCTTTTTGGACTGCCCTCAAAATTGTTTTAACCTCGAAGTAGGGGGAGCTGCGGGCTTATTGCTGTTGCTGTTGCTGCTGTTCAATTTCCTTCCCGATATCAATCTCGGGCTGGTAGACATAGCATTCAAGAATCGCCTTGTGAAGATCGATCAGCCTGCTCTGGACACGGTCGATATACTCGTGAAGACCCTCCGAAATGATTTCCTCGATACTTGTGTAGATCATTTCTGACCGGAGCCTGCCACTGAGTTGCTCAGCCTGGTTTGAAAACTGGCTTTCCGCTGTCAGGGAGATGCTCCGCATGTGGTAATCAAGCGTGCTCAAGCAAAAGCGGATGGAACGGGGAAAGTTAGGGGAAAGTATCAAGAATTCCGCGACATTCCATGGCTGCACTTCATCAACATACCGGTGATGATATGCCTCAAAGGCGCTGCAAGCCCGGAGGACAGCCATCCATTGGGCAATATCGACGGTTCCTCCTATCGAGTCGTTTTCCGGAAGGAGCATGTTGTATTTTATATCGATTATACGGGAGGTCTGGTCAGCACGTTCAATGTATTTTCCAACCTGTATGAATTTGTATCCCTGATCGTGAGTGAAGGTGGCGTCGGTCAATCCCTGGAATAGCAGTGAATCGCTTTTTAATTCCTCGTAGAATTCATATGCCCCTTGTTCCCAGATACTTTCGGCGTTTCGTTTCCTCAGCTTGTGATAGATGTCGTTGATGACTTCCCACATTTCAGCGGAGATTTGGTCCCGCACCATGCGGGCATTTTCGCGAGCGCCTATGATGCAGGAGAGGATGGAATTGGGGTTTTCCGGGTTGAAGGTCAGAAATTCGGTAACGGCACGGCTGTTTGCCGAAGTGTAAAGTTTTTGAAACTGCTCTGTTTCCCCGCTGCTGCTGAGGATTGGTTCCCAGTGACCAGTGAGGGACTCATCATCAAGGCCCTCAAAATCCAGCATGAGTTGCAGGTTTACATCGAGAAGGCGGGAAATGTTTTCGGCGCGCTCTACATAGCGGCTCATCCAGTAAAGTGAATCGGCGACTCTTGATAGCATAAATAGATTCCGGTTTGATGTTCTTTTACTCGTCTCCGGCAAGAACCCATGTGTCCTTGCTTCCTCCGCCCTGGGAGGAATTGACAACAAGAGATCCCTTGCGCAGGGCGACCCGGGTCAGCCCACCAGGGACAATGGAGATCTTCTCCCCGTACAAGACATAAGGACGGAAGTCGATGTGCCTTCCCTCAAAGGCTTCTCCAGCCCAAGTGGGATGACGCGAAAGGCTGATTGTTGGTTGGGCAATGAAATTGCGCGGATCCTCCCGGATCATACCCCTGAATTTTTCAATCTCTTCCTTTGTGGCGGACGGACCGATTAACATGCCATAGCCACCGGCCTCGTTGGCAGACTTCACGACCAGCTTCTCGAGGTTTTCCATGATGTAAGTCATATCCGCTTCCTCTGAGGCAAGGTAGGTTTCCACATTATTGAGGATTGGTTCCTGATCGAGGTAGAATTTAATCATCCGCGGAACAAAATAATAGATCACCTTGTCGTCGGCGATGC
It encodes the following:
- a CDS encoding AAA family ATPase translates to MEPMNNFTPRAQQVLALARKEADRFHHNYVGTEHLLLGLINLGQGVAVNVLQKMGLDLDTVRTAVEKQVGKGPAAKPIGNISYTPRVKKVLALAGKEAKSLNHSYVGTEHILLGLLREGDGVAARVLKSLEIDIERCRDEILSELDPNFSGEPGEPSAAGPAIPGGPEDKRELKTPALKAFGRDLTELARNGDLDPVIGRKKEIRRVVQVLCRRTKNNPVLIGEAGVGKTAIVEGLALEIANGIVPEILAEKRLITLDLALMVAGTKYRGQFEERIKAVMDEIRRAKNVIIFIDELHTIVGAGAAEGAMDASNIFKPSLSRGELQCIGATTLAEYRKYIEKDSALDRRFQSVMVDAPSIEDSLAILKGIAPKYEEHHKVEYTDEALDSAVHLSERYITSRFLPDKAIDVLDESGARARINSLNRPPEIEEMAKKVEEVCALKEESISKQQFEDAAKFRDQEKQLRNQREEMIDEWKKSRAETKITVDAEDMLQVVSDWTGIPLRRMEQKESEKLLNLEKELQKIVVGQDEATVAIAKALRRSRADLKDPRRPIGSFLFMGPTGVGKTHLAKTLAESIFGDQDAIVQIDMSEYMEKFSVSRLIGSPPGYVGYDEGGQLTETVRRKPYCVVLFDEIEKAHPDVVQILLQVLEEGRLTDSLGRTVDFRNTIIIMTSNVGAHILQKNQGLGFGMDDVEDNFEKTKSKIMEEAKRVFKPEFLNRINSIIVFHQLLRPHLRKIVDIETRGIIGRLNDRNLPMVISDDAKDFLIEQGYDEKFGARPLRRAVEQFLEDPLAESLLRGELKEGETVYVSVSETGKDLHFTQKSPAAGV
- a CDS encoding alpha-E domain-containing protein, with protein sequence MLSRVADSLYWMSRYVERAENISRLLDVNLQLMLDFEGLDDESLTGHWEPILSSSGETEQFQKLYTSANSRAVTEFLTFNPENPNSILSCIIGARENARMVRDQISAEMWEVINDIYHKLRKRNAESIWEQGAYEFYEELKSDSLLFQGLTDATFTHDQGYKFIQVGKYIERADQTSRIIDIKYNMLLPENDSIGGTVDIAQWMAVLRACSAFEAYHHRYVDEVQPWNVAEFLILSPNFPRSIRFCLSTLDYHMRSISLTAESQFSNQAEQLSGRLRSEMIYTSIEEIISEGLHEYIDRVQSRLIDLHKAILECYVYQPEIDIGKEIEQQQQQQQ